Proteins encoded within one genomic window of Streptomyces sp. NBC_01314:
- a CDS encoding glycerophosphodiester phosphodiesterase, with amino-acid sequence MGTQESRKSQDSDEQGRGAGRRALLGAAMLGAGGAVLGLPATARADGAEPSAQSGGGYRGLPVPTIIAHRGASGYRPEHTLGSYQLALDLGAHVIEQDLVPTKDGHLVCRHENDITGTTDVAAHPEFAARKTTKAVDGVSYTGWFTEDFTLAELKTLRAKERIPGNRQENTLYDGRWEIPTFEEVLRWADKEGRKRGKRIWLHVETKHPSYFRKLGLGLEEPLAKLLRKYDRHKKNAPVFLQSFEPSSIQRLNRLVDSPLVVLLSGAATRPWDFVEAGDPRTVADLVKPDGLGWIASYANGIGPTLDLIIPRDAGGNLTTPTTLVADAHAKGLILHPYTMRNENAFLPANFRRGTDANAYGDAFGAFKVYFDTGIDGIFTDNADTGLLAHADFVND; translated from the coding sequence GTCGCAGGACTCGGACGAGCAGGGACGCGGAGCGGGCCGACGGGCGCTGCTGGGCGCCGCGATGCTCGGCGCGGGCGGAGCGGTCCTCGGGCTGCCGGCCACGGCGAGAGCCGACGGGGCCGAGCCGAGTGCGCAGTCGGGCGGCGGCTACCGGGGCCTGCCGGTGCCGACGATCATCGCGCACCGCGGCGCCAGCGGCTACCGCCCGGAGCACACGCTCGGCTCGTACCAGCTCGCCCTCGACCTGGGCGCGCACGTCATCGAGCAGGACCTCGTGCCCACCAAGGACGGCCATCTCGTATGCCGGCACGAGAACGACATCACCGGCACGACCGATGTCGCGGCGCACCCCGAGTTCGCCGCCCGGAAGACCACGAAGGCCGTCGACGGCGTCTCCTACACCGGCTGGTTCACCGAGGACTTCACCCTCGCCGAACTGAAGACCCTGCGTGCCAAGGAGCGCATCCCGGGCAACCGCCAGGAGAACACCCTCTACGACGGCCGCTGGGAGATCCCCACCTTCGAGGAGGTGCTGCGCTGGGCGGACAAGGAGGGCAGGAAGCGGGGCAAGCGGATCTGGCTGCACGTCGAGACCAAGCACCCCTCCTACTTCCGCAAGCTGGGCCTCGGGCTGGAGGAGCCGCTCGCCAAGCTGCTGCGTAAGTACGACCGTCACAAGAAGAACGCGCCGGTCTTCCTCCAGTCGTTCGAGCCGAGCAGCATCCAGCGCCTGAACCGCCTGGTCGACAGCCCCCTCGTCGTCCTGCTCTCCGGCGCCGCCACCCGCCCCTGGGACTTCGTCGAGGCCGGTGACCCGCGTACCGTCGCCGACCTGGTCAAGCCGGACGGGCTCGGCTGGATCGCCTCGTACGCCAACGGCATCGGCCCCACGCTCGACCTGATCATCCCGCGCGACGCGGGCGGCAACCTCACCACGCCGACCACCCTCGTCGCGGACGCGCACGCCAAGGGCCTGATCCTGCACCCCTACACCATGCGCAACGAGAACGCCTTCCTGCCGGCGAACTTCCGCAGGGGCACGGACGCCAACGCCTACGGCGACGCCTTCGGCGCGTTCAAGGTGTACTTCGACACCGGTATCGACGGCATCTTCACCGACAACGCGGACACGGGCCTGCTGGCCCACGCGGACTTCGTCAACGACTGA
- a CDS encoding RNA polymerase sigma factor, whose product MTQDMLTTLRPLLVAEVSAEAYAAGAEAGDLEQAVWLRLLERLDADGPPADPEGWLRSAVRFEARLSRRTARLEQPYAAEPADEQAPGPEQEAMTAARRRALYAAVRRLPGRCPRLLAALLSPKDLTYREIAGELGISQGSLGPERSRCLGCLRRLLTAEVAAREPRG is encoded by the coding sequence ATGACACAAGACATGCTCACCACCCTCCGCCCCCTGCTGGTCGCGGAGGTGTCGGCCGAGGCCTACGCGGCCGGCGCCGAGGCGGGGGACCTGGAACAGGCGGTCTGGCTGCGTCTGCTGGAACGGCTCGACGCCGACGGCCCACCCGCGGACCCCGAGGGCTGGCTGCGCAGCGCCGTCCGCTTCGAGGCCCGCCTCAGCCGCCGCACGGCCCGGCTCGAACAGCCCTACGCCGCCGAGCCCGCCGACGAGCAAGCGCCCGGCCCCGAGCAGGAGGCCATGACGGCCGCCCGCCGCCGCGCGCTGTACGCGGCCGTGCGCCGGCTCCCCGGCCGCTGCCCCCGGCTGCTCGCGGCCCTGCTGTCCCCGAAGGACCTCACCTACCGTGAGATCGCGGGCGAGTTGGGTATCTCACAGGGCAGCCTCGGTCCGGAACGCTCCAGATGTCTGGGATGTCTTCGACGATTGCTGACCGCGGAGGTTGCGGCACGCGAACCACGGGGATAG
- a CDS encoding GNAT family N-acetyltransferase: MGMSVTISVATGQDAEQIFRLQYLCFQSEAALYGNYRIDPLVQSLDSVREEVASDCVFVARLGDEVVGSVRGALDADGTAAIGKLCVHPRLQGHGIGARLLRAAESALAEERGATKFRLSAGHRSEGSLRLYRRVGYETVGTGQGRDGVPMVILEKPAEAYAATA; encoded by the coding sequence ATGGGCATGAGCGTGACCATCTCGGTGGCGACCGGGCAGGACGCCGAGCAGATCTTCAGGCTGCAGTACCTGTGCTTCCAGAGCGAAGCGGCACTGTACGGCAACTACCGCATCGATCCGCTCGTCCAGAGCCTCGACTCGGTCCGTGAGGAGGTTGCCTCGGACTGTGTGTTCGTGGCCCGGCTGGGTGACGAGGTGGTCGGCTCCGTGCGCGGCGCCCTCGACGCCGACGGCACCGCGGCCATCGGCAAACTCTGCGTCCACCCGCGGCTCCAGGGCCACGGCATCGGCGCGAGGCTCCTGCGTGCCGCCGAGTCGGCCCTCGCGGAGGAGCGCGGCGCCACCAAGTTCCGCCTCAGCGCCGGTCACCGCAGCGAGGGCAGCCTCCGGTTGTACCGCCGGGTCGGCTACGAGACCGTGGGCACCGGCCAGGGCCGGGACGGCGTACCGATGGTGATCCTGGAGAAGCCGGCGGAGGCGTACGCCGCTACGGCGTGA
- a CDS encoding methionine ABC transporter ATP-binding protein has product MITTSGLTKVYRGRGRETTALDGVDLHVREGEVYGVIGQSGAGKSSLIRCVNLLERPTSGTVTVAGQDLTALAGRGPRAGRELRRARSRIGMVFQHFNLLSSRTVQDNVELPLEILGRSGRDRSRRALELLDLVGLADKAKAYPAQLSGGQKQRVGIARALAGDPKVLLSDEATSALDPETTRSILTLLRDLNRQLGLTVLLITHEMDVVKTICDSAALMEKGRIVESGTVSELLATPGSELASALFPVGGEATGDDRTVLDVTFQGETATRPVISQLSRTYNIDISILGAAIDTVGGLQIGRMRIELPGRYEDNVVPVGFLREQGLQIDVVGRDIQASTLAKEGAK; this is encoded by the coding sequence GTGATCACCACATCGGGCCTGACCAAGGTCTACCGAGGTCGCGGCCGCGAGACGACCGCTCTCGACGGCGTCGATCTGCATGTACGCGAGGGCGAGGTGTACGGCGTGATCGGCCAGTCCGGCGCCGGCAAGTCCTCGCTGATCCGCTGCGTCAACCTCCTCGAACGCCCCACCTCCGGAACCGTGACCGTCGCGGGCCAGGACCTGACCGCCCTGGCCGGCCGCGGCCCCCGCGCCGGCCGGGAACTCCGCCGGGCGCGCAGCCGTATCGGCATGGTCTTCCAGCACTTCAACCTGCTGTCCTCCCGCACCGTCCAGGACAACGTCGAGCTGCCCCTCGAAATCCTCGGCAGGTCCGGCAGGGACCGCTCCCGCAGGGCCCTGGAACTGCTCGACCTCGTCGGCCTCGCCGACAAGGCGAAGGCCTACCCGGCCCAGCTCTCCGGCGGCCAGAAGCAGCGCGTCGGCATCGCCCGCGCGCTGGCCGGCGACCCGAAGGTGCTCCTCTCCGACGAGGCCACCAGCGCCCTCGACCCGGAGACCACCCGCTCGATCCTGACGCTGCTGCGCGACCTGAACCGGCAACTGGGCCTGACCGTCCTGCTCATCACGCACGAGATGGACGTCGTCAAGACGATCTGCGACTCGGCCGCCCTCATGGAGAAGGGCCGGATCGTCGAGTCCGGCACGGTCAGCGAACTGCTCGCCACCCCCGGCTCCGAACTGGCCTCCGCCCTCTTCCCGGTGGGCGGCGAGGCCACCGGCGACGACCGGACGGTCCTCGACGTCACCTTCCAGGGCGAGACGGCGACCCGGCCGGTCATCTCGCAGCTCTCCCGTACGTACAACATCGACATCTCGATCCTCGGCGCCGCCATCGACACCGTCGGCGGCCTCCAGATCGGCCGGATGCGCATCGAGCTCCCCGGCCGCTACGAGGACAACGTCGTCCCCGTCGGATTCCTGCGCGAGCAGGGCCTGCAGATCGACGTGGTCGGCCGGGACATCCAGGCGTCCACGCTCGCGAAGGAAGGTGCCAAGTGA
- a CDS encoding methionine ABC transporter permease — MTWTEMWPLLEQACWDTLYMVGWSTLIAIVGGLPLGILLVLTDRGGLLQNVLANKVIGQIVNIARSMPFIILMVALMGFTRWVTGSTIGREAAIVPLAIGAIPFFARLVETAVREVDHGLVEAVQAMGGNTWTVVRRVLVPESLPSLISSATTTVVALIGYSAMAGTVGAGGLGDIAIRYGYQRFETELMWITVAVLAVVISVIQFAGDHAARALHRRGSHTGAAPRLRLLKTEPTAPTATKV; from the coding sequence GTGACCTGGACCGAGATGTGGCCCCTGCTGGAGCAGGCGTGTTGGGACACGCTCTACATGGTCGGCTGGTCCACCCTCATCGCGATCGTCGGCGGTCTCCCGCTCGGCATCCTGCTCGTTCTCACGGACCGGGGCGGCCTGCTGCAGAACGTCCTCGCCAACAAGGTCATCGGGCAGATCGTGAACATCGCCCGCTCGATGCCCTTCATCATCCTGATGGTCGCGCTGATGGGCTTCACCCGCTGGGTCACCGGCTCGACGATCGGCCGCGAGGCCGCCATCGTGCCGCTCGCCATCGGCGCGATCCCGTTCTTCGCGCGCCTCGTCGAGACGGCCGTCCGCGAAGTGGACCACGGGCTCGTCGAGGCCGTTCAGGCCATGGGCGGCAACACCTGGACCGTCGTCCGCAGGGTCCTCGTCCCCGAGTCGCTGCCCTCGCTGATCTCCTCCGCCACCACGACCGTCGTCGCCCTCATCGGCTACTCGGCCATGGCCGGCACCGTCGGCGCGGGAGGCCTCGGCGACATCGCCATCCGGTACGGCTACCAGCGCTTCGAGACCGAACTGATGTGGATCACCGTGGCGGTCCTCGCGGTCGTCATCTCCGTCATCCAGTTCGCCGGTGACCACGCCGCCCGCGCCCTCCACCGGCGCGGCAGCCACACGGGCGCCGCACCGAGGCTTCGGCTGCTGAAGACCGAGCCCACCGCACCGACGGCCACCAAGGTCTAG
- a CDS encoding MetQ/NlpA family ABC transporter substrate-binding protein: MRNTTKLATAVLTVGALTLGLTACGADKADNASDTSGPLVVAASPTPHADILNFVKANLAKDAGLELEVKEFSDYVLQNPATEDGSVDANYFQNQPYLDDYNKKNGTDIVPVVTVHLEPLGLYSNKVESVGALKSGASVAIPNDTVNEARALRLLDASGIITLKDGVGIDATPADITENPKKLQFKELEAAQTPRSLDDVDAAVINGNYALEADLSPADDALAVEPAKDNPNGNFLAVKKGNEDDPRVEKLARLLTSDEVRKFIEDKWSNGSVIPSF; this comes from the coding sequence GTGCGTAACACCACCAAACTGGCAACCGCCGTACTTACCGTCGGAGCCCTCACCCTCGGACTCACCGCCTGCGGCGCGGACAAGGCCGACAACGCCTCCGACACGAGCGGTCCGCTGGTCGTCGCCGCCAGCCCCACCCCGCACGCCGACATCCTCAACTTCGTGAAGGCCAACCTGGCCAAGGACGCGGGCCTGGAGCTGGAGGTCAAGGAGTTCAGCGACTACGTCCTGCAGAACCCGGCCACGGAGGACGGGTCCGTCGACGCCAACTACTTCCAGAACCAGCCGTACCTCGACGACTACAACAAGAAGAACGGCACCGACATCGTGCCCGTCGTCACGGTCCACCTGGAACCCCTCGGCCTGTACTCGAACAAGGTCGAGAGCGTCGGCGCCCTCAAGAGCGGTGCGAGCGTCGCCATCCCGAACGACACCGTCAACGAGGCGCGTGCCCTGCGGCTGCTCGACGCGAGCGGGATCATCACGCTCAAGGACGGCGTCGGCATCGACGCGACCCCCGCCGACATCACCGAGAACCCGAAGAAGCTCCAGTTCAAGGAGTTGGAGGCGGCCCAGACCCCGCGCTCCCTGGACGACGTCGACGCCGCGGTGATCAACGGCAACTACGCTCTCGAAGCCGATCTCTCGCCCGCCGACGACGCCCTCGCCGTCGAGCCCGCCAAGGACAACCCGAACGGCAACTTCCTCGCCGTCAAGAAGGGCAACGAGGACGACCCGCGCGTCGAGAAGCTCGCCAGGCTCCTCACCTCCGACGAGGTCAGGAAGTTCATCGAGGACAAGTGGAGCAACGGCTCCGTCATCCCTTCCTTCTGA
- a CDS encoding GNAT family N-acetyltransferase yields the protein MMRTFPDISISTDRLVLRPFDEDDIQAFIEMMNDEQVMAWTDVPQPFTEREARTWTTEYAPAERTSGRGLDLAVTEFLTQRLVGLIQLTKTDWHVRSTELSYVVAPWARGEGYASEAALATAQWLFREQKFERIELRTAADNTASQQVAQKIGCISEGVLRNACIARTRTAEDGWTEVRTDFIVWSLLPEDIEGVGEELADSGGFGSYSDWN from the coding sequence ATGATGAGGACCTTTCCCGACATCTCCATCAGCACGGATCGGTTGGTTCTGCGCCCGTTCGACGAGGACGACATCCAGGCGTTCATCGAGATGATGAACGACGAACAGGTGATGGCCTGGACCGATGTCCCGCAGCCCTTCACCGAACGTGAGGCGCGTACCTGGACCACGGAGTACGCGCCCGCCGAACGCACCTCCGGACGCGGCCTGGACCTCGCGGTCACCGAGTTCCTCACCCAGCGACTGGTCGGCCTCATCCAGCTCACCAAGACCGACTGGCACGTGCGGTCAACGGAACTGTCGTACGTCGTCGCCCCCTGGGCGCGCGGTGAGGGCTACGCCTCCGAGGCCGCCCTCGCGACCGCCCAATGGCTGTTCCGTGAGCAGAAGTTCGAACGGATCGAGCTGCGCACCGCCGCCGACAACACCGCCTCCCAGCAGGTCGCGCAGAAGATCGGCTGTATCAGCGAGGGTGTGCTGCGCAACGCCTGTATAGCGCGCACCCGAACCGCCGAGGACGGCTGGACCGAGGTCCGCACGGACTTCATCGTCTGGAGCCTCCTCCCGGAGGACATCGAGGGCGTCGGCGAGGAACTGGCCGACAGTGGTGGTTTCGGCTCCTACTCGGACTGGAACTGA
- the cbiE gene encoding precorrin-6y C5,15-methyltransferase (decarboxylating) subunit CbiE, translating into MADRVTVIGWDGSPLTAAARSALAAATLVAGAAHHLALPEVPPPAERIRLGSVALAARRIAGHRGTAVVVADGDPGFFGVVRTLRSPEFGLEVEVVPGVSSVAAAFARAGMPWDDAQVVVAHRRTLRRAVNVCRAHTKVAVLTSPGAGPAELGLLLDGVLRTFVVCEELGTERERVTVVTSDKAVDRTWRDPNLVIVIGGHAGATEDGGWLAGRDPGTGPRGWALPSGVYGDTMGEGEAELLRSSQLARLGPRVGDLVWDIGSGSGAFATDAARCGAAVIAVDRDWEACARTTLAARRFGVQLQVVHGAAPHILEDLPEPDVVRVGGGGAAVVSAVADRRPQRIVTHALTRPAAERVGRDLNEHGYEVRCDFVQSVELDTRAWTERERSVAFLLSGTLPERSL; encoded by the coding sequence ATGGCCGACCGGGTCACGGTGATCGGCTGGGACGGCTCCCCCCTGACCGCCGCGGCGCGCTCCGCCCTCGCCGCCGCCACGCTGGTGGCCGGCGCGGCCCACCACCTCGCACTGCCCGAAGTGCCCCCGCCCGCCGAACGCATCCGCCTCGGCAGTGTCGCTCTCGCCGCCCGCCGCATCGCCGGCCACCGAGGCACCGCCGTGGTCGTCGCCGACGGCGACCCGGGCTTCTTCGGCGTCGTCCGCACCCTCAGGTCCCCCGAGTTCGGCCTGGAGGTGGAAGTCGTCCCCGGCGTCTCCTCCGTGGCCGCCGCCTTCGCCCGCGCGGGCATGCCCTGGGACGACGCGCAGGTGGTCGTCGCCCACCGCCGTACGCTGCGCCGCGCGGTGAACGTGTGCCGTGCCCACACCAAGGTCGCCGTCCTCACCTCACCCGGCGCCGGACCCGCCGAACTGGGCCTGCTCCTCGACGGAGTTCTTCGCACCTTCGTGGTCTGCGAGGAACTCGGCACGGAACGCGAGCGGGTCACCGTCGTCACCTCCGACAAGGCTGTCGACCGCACCTGGCGCGACCCCAACCTCGTCATCGTCATCGGCGGTCACGCCGGCGCGACCGAGGACGGCGGCTGGCTCGCCGGCCGTGACCCCGGCACCGGACCCCGCGGCTGGGCCCTGCCGTCCGGCGTCTACGGCGACACCATGGGCGAGGGCGAGGCCGAACTGCTGCGCTCCTCCCAACTGGCCCGCCTGGGACCGCGCGTGGGCGACCTCGTGTGGGACATCGGCTCCGGCAGCGGCGCCTTCGCCACCGACGCGGCCCGCTGCGGCGCCGCCGTCATCGCCGTCGACCGCGACTGGGAGGCCTGCGCCCGTACGACCCTCGCCGCCCGCCGTTTCGGCGTACAGCTCCAGGTGGTCCACGGCGCCGCCCCGCACATCCTGGAAGATCTCCCCGAACCCGACGTCGTGCGCGTCGGCGGCGGGGGAGCGGCGGTGGTCTCCGCCGTCGCCGACCGCCGCCCGCAGCGCATCGTCACCCACGCCCTGACCCGCCCCGCCGCCGAGCGTGTAGGACGGGACCTGAACGAGCACGGGTACGAGGTCCGCTGCGACTTCGTCCAGTCCGTGGAACTCGATACAAGAGCCTGGACGGAGCGGGAACGGAGTGTCGCGTTCCTGCTCAGCGGGACGCTGCCCGAACGTTCCCTGTGA